From the genome of Bicyclus anynana chromosome 20, ilBicAnyn1.1, whole genome shotgun sequence, one region includes:
- the LOC112049018 gene encoding ejaculatory bulb-specific protein 3-like, translating to MKWVIVLSALMVLAAAKELYSTENDDFDIDSADSETLKAFLNCFNDKGACDERSTDFKNDIPEAVVQACAKCTPEQKHIFKVFLESIKVQDPEGYKVFQQKYDPQNKYIAALQAAIANA from the exons ATGAAGTGGGTAATTGTCCTTTCGGCTTTGATGGTCTTGGCTGCGGCGAAAGAACTGTACTCGACAGAAAATGATGATTTCGACATCGACAGCGCTGATTCTGAAACGCTAAAGGCATTCCTGAACTGCTTCAACGACAAAGGTGCCTGTGATGAGAGGTCTACTGACTTTAAGA ATGACATTCCGGAGGCAGTCGTACAAGCGTGTGCGAAATGCACGCCAGAACAGAAACACATTTTCAAAGTATTTTTGGAATCAATCAAGGTGCAGGACCCTGAGGGCTACAAAGTTTTCCAACAAAAGTACGATCCACAGAACAAATATATTGCCGCTTTGCAGGCAGCCATCGCGAATGCATAA